A window from Salvelinus sp. IW2-2015 linkage group LG5, ASM291031v2, whole genome shotgun sequence encodes these proteins:
- the LOC111963989 gene encoding intracellular hyaluronan-binding protein 4 isoform X3, whose amino-acid sequence MKGIVEEPIDTESAGFGCAVTNRFGQLLDDEADPFDIIREAQVEKQKKKKKDEPKKTAITDKLVKKDSQKDRRTALSAGECDNAHVKSLQGPKYPQGAPGHVEERRVGFRDRRQNDSEAPLGYSIERPVDQGERPGRGRGGGRGRGMRGGGNIRSTDGFDQRGKREFERHSGSDRTGVRSEEKRGGSGPRNWGSMRDHISAAADGAAATEGGDGYEVAETGANLAPENEGEGEAVVEVAVEMSLDEWKALQEQNRPKKEFNLRKADTIVPSNSVVIHKSKKQVEEEFEEVEEDDAASLRRPANDITAKLKIDFGSLGRPSRGTRGRGGRERGGPATRPETVSPQKPPEKARVQQGQAPNPDDPEDFPALA is encoded by the exons ATGAAGGGAATTGTTGAAGAGCCCATCGACACCGAAAGTGCTGGTTTTGGGTGCGCCGTGACAAACCGTTTTGGTCAGCTTTTAGACGACGAGGCCGACCCGTTCGACATCATTCGAGAGGCTCAGGTGGAGAagcagaagaaaaagaagaaggatGAGCCTAAAAAAACTGCCATTACAGATAAACTTGTTAAGAAGGACTCCCAAAAGGACAGGAGAACTGCATTGAGTGCTGGGGAATGCGACAATGCACACGTTAAAAGTTTACAGG GTCCGAAATATCCTCAAGGTGCACCTGGCCATGTAGAGGAGCGACGAGTTGGCTTCCGGGATCGAAGGCAGAACGACAGTGAAGCACCGCTAGGATACTCTATTGAAAG GCCTGTGGATCAGGGTGAGCGTCCTGGAAGGGGCCGAGGTGGAGGCCGTGGAAGAGGAATGCGTGGCGGGGGCAACATAAGATCCACAGATGGCTTTGACCAGAGAGGCAAGAGGGAGTTCGAGCGCCACAGTGGCAGTGATAGAAC TGGTGTGCGGTCAGAGGAGAAGCGAGGGGGTAGTGGTCCACGTAACTGGGGATCTATGAGGGACCACATAAG TGCGGCGGCTGATGGTGCTGCGGCGACTGAGGGAGGTGACGGATATGAGGTGGCAGAGACTGGTGCAAATCT CGCCCCTGAGAATGAAGGCGAGGGGGAAGCAGTGGTGGAGGTTGCTGTGGAGATGTCTCTGGATGAGTGGAAAGCCCTGCAAGAACAGAACCGGCCCAAGAAGGAGTTCAACCTGCGCAAGGCTGATACCATTGTGCCCTCTAACTCAGTGGTCATCCACAAGTCCAAGAAACAGGTTGAG GAGGAGtttgaggaggttgaggaggatgATGCTGCATCTCTCCGTCGCCCCGCCAATGACATCACAGCCAAGCTGAAGATTGACTTTGGCAGCCTGGGACGACCATCACGGGGGACCAGAGGAAGAGGGGGGCGTGAACGAGGTGGCCCAGCCACACGGCCAGAGACCGTTTCTCCTCAGAAGCCTCCTGAAAAG GCTCGGGTCCAGCAGGGACAGGCACCAAACCCTGATGACCCAGAGGACTTCCCTGCCCTGGCCTAA
- the LOC111963989 gene encoding intracellular hyaluronan-binding protein 4 isoform X1: MKGIVEEPIDTESAGFGCAVTNRFGQLLDDEADPFDIIREAQVEKQKKKKKDEPKKTAITDKLVKKDSQKDRRTALSAGECDNAHVKSLQGPKYPQGAPGHVEERRVGFRDRRQNDSEAPLGYSIERPVDQGERPGRGRGGGRGRGMRGGGNIRSTDGFDQRGKREFERHSGSDRTGVRSEEKRGGSGPRNWGSMRDHISAAADGAAATEGGDGYEVAETGANLAPENEGEGEAVVEVAVEMSLDEWKALQEQNRPKKEFNLRKADTIVPSNSVVIHKSKKQVECLRCLGSVNQQEEFEEVEEDDAASLRRPANDITAKLKIDFGSLGRPSRGTRGRGGRERGGPATRPETVSPQKPPEKARVQQGQAPNPDDPEDFPALA, encoded by the exons ATGAAGGGAATTGTTGAAGAGCCCATCGACACCGAAAGTGCTGGTTTTGGGTGCGCCGTGACAAACCGTTTTGGTCAGCTTTTAGACGACGAGGCCGACCCGTTCGACATCATTCGAGAGGCTCAGGTGGAGAagcagaagaaaaagaagaaggatGAGCCTAAAAAAACTGCCATTACAGATAAACTTGTTAAGAAGGACTCCCAAAAGGACAGGAGAACTGCATTGAGTGCTGGGGAATGCGACAATGCACACGTTAAAAGTTTACAGG GTCCGAAATATCCTCAAGGTGCACCTGGCCATGTAGAGGAGCGACGAGTTGGCTTCCGGGATCGAAGGCAGAACGACAGTGAAGCACCGCTAGGATACTCTATTGAAAG GCCTGTGGATCAGGGTGAGCGTCCTGGAAGGGGCCGAGGTGGAGGCCGTGGAAGAGGAATGCGTGGCGGGGGCAACATAAGATCCACAGATGGCTTTGACCAGAGAGGCAAGAGGGAGTTCGAGCGCCACAGTGGCAGTGATAGAAC TGGTGTGCGGTCAGAGGAGAAGCGAGGGGGTAGTGGTCCACGTAACTGGGGATCTATGAGGGACCACATAAG TGCGGCGGCTGATGGTGCTGCGGCGACTGAGGGAGGTGACGGATATGAGGTGGCAGAGACTGGTGCAAATCT CGCCCCTGAGAATGAAGGCGAGGGGGAAGCAGTGGTGGAGGTTGCTGTGGAGATGTCTCTGGATGAGTGGAAAGCCCTGCAAGAACAGAACCGGCCCAAGAAGGAGTTCAACCTGCGCAAGGCTGATACCATTGTGCCCTCTAACTCAGTGGTCATCCACAAGTCCAAGAAACAGGTTGAG TGTCTGCGTTGCCTGGGTTCTGTGAATCAGCAGGAGGAGtttgaggaggttgaggaggatgATGCTGCATCTCTCCGTCGCCCCGCCAATGACATCACAGCCAAGCTGAAGATTGACTTTGGCAGCCTGGGACGACCATCACGGGGGACCAGAGGAAGAGGGGGGCGTGAACGAGGTGGCCCAGCCACACGGCCAGAGACCGTTTCTCCTCAGAAGCCTCCTGAAAAG GCTCGGGTCCAGCAGGGACAGGCACCAAACCCTGATGACCCAGAGGACTTCCCTGCCCTGGCCTAA
- the LOC111963989 gene encoding intracellular hyaluronan-binding protein 4 isoform X2 yields MKGIVEEPIDTESAGFGCAVTNRFGQLLDDEADPFDIIREAQVEKQKKKKKDEPKKTAITDKLVKKDSQKDRRTALSAGECDNAHVKSLQGPKYPQGAPGHVEERRVGFRDRRQNDSEAPLGYSIERPVDQGERPGRGRGGGRGRGMRGGGNIRSTDGFDQRGKREFERHSGSDRTGVRSEEKRGGSGPRNWGSMRDHISAAADGAAATEGGDGYEVAETGANLAPENEGEGEAVVEVAVEMSLDEWKALQEQNRPKKEFNLRKADTIVPSNSVVIHKSKKQVEQEEFEEVEEDDAASLRRPANDITAKLKIDFGSLGRPSRGTRGRGGRERGGPATRPETVSPQKPPEKARVQQGQAPNPDDPEDFPALA; encoded by the exons ATGAAGGGAATTGTTGAAGAGCCCATCGACACCGAAAGTGCTGGTTTTGGGTGCGCCGTGACAAACCGTTTTGGTCAGCTTTTAGACGACGAGGCCGACCCGTTCGACATCATTCGAGAGGCTCAGGTGGAGAagcagaagaaaaagaagaaggatGAGCCTAAAAAAACTGCCATTACAGATAAACTTGTTAAGAAGGACTCCCAAAAGGACAGGAGAACTGCATTGAGTGCTGGGGAATGCGACAATGCACACGTTAAAAGTTTACAGG GTCCGAAATATCCTCAAGGTGCACCTGGCCATGTAGAGGAGCGACGAGTTGGCTTCCGGGATCGAAGGCAGAACGACAGTGAAGCACCGCTAGGATACTCTATTGAAAG GCCTGTGGATCAGGGTGAGCGTCCTGGAAGGGGCCGAGGTGGAGGCCGTGGAAGAGGAATGCGTGGCGGGGGCAACATAAGATCCACAGATGGCTTTGACCAGAGAGGCAAGAGGGAGTTCGAGCGCCACAGTGGCAGTGATAGAAC TGGTGTGCGGTCAGAGGAGAAGCGAGGGGGTAGTGGTCCACGTAACTGGGGATCTATGAGGGACCACATAAG TGCGGCGGCTGATGGTGCTGCGGCGACTGAGGGAGGTGACGGATATGAGGTGGCAGAGACTGGTGCAAATCT CGCCCCTGAGAATGAAGGCGAGGGGGAAGCAGTGGTGGAGGTTGCTGTGGAGATGTCTCTGGATGAGTGGAAAGCCCTGCAAGAACAGAACCGGCCCAAGAAGGAGTTCAACCTGCGCAAGGCTGATACCATTGTGCCCTCTAACTCAGTGGTCATCCACAAGTCCAAGAAACAGGTTGAG CAGGAGGAGtttgaggaggttgaggaggatgATGCTGCATCTCTCCGTCGCCCCGCCAATGACATCACAGCCAAGCTGAAGATTGACTTTGGCAGCCTGGGACGACCATCACGGGGGACCAGAGGAAGAGGGGGGCGTGAACGAGGTGGCCCAGCCACACGGCCAGAGACCGTTTCTCCTCAGAAGCCTCCTGAAAAG GCTCGGGTCCAGCAGGGACAGGCACCAAACCCTGATGACCCAGAGGACTTCCCTGCCCTGGCCTAA